The region ACCCGGCTGTTAACCGGTAGGTTGTGGGTTCGAGTCCCACCCTGGGAGCCAAGAAAGTGCCGGGGTGGCGGAACAGGCAGACGCACAGGACTTAAAATCCTGCGGTCCTTTGGGACCGTACCAGTTCGATTCTGGTCCTCGGCACCACCAATAATCAATATAGGAAATGACGCGGGATGGAGCAGTCTGGTAGCTCGTCGGGCTCATAACCCGGAGGTCGCTGGTTCAAATCCGGCTCCCGCAACCATTCATTCATGTTTAGTTAATGTGGCGGCGTAGCTCAGTTGGCTAGAGCATGCGGTTCATACCCGCAGTGTCAGCGGTTCGAGTCCGTTCGCCGCTACCAAATGTGGCCCTATGGTCAAGTGGTTAAGACACCGCCCTTTCACGGCGGTAACCGGGGTTCGAATCCCCGTAGGGTCACCATGGGCGCATAGCTCAGTTGGGAGAGCACCTGCCTTACAAGCAGGGGGTCATAGGTTCGAGCCCTATTGCGCCCACCATAAAACCAATTATCAATTGGATATGGCCCGGTAGTTCAGATGGTTAGAATGCCAGCCTGTCACGCTGGAGGTCGAGGGTTCGAGTCCCTTCCGGGTCGCCACATGCTGGTGTAGCTCAATTGGTAGAGCAACTGACTTGTAATCAGTAGGTTGGGGGTTCAAGTCCTCTCACCAGCTCCATAATGGAGGAGTTCCCGAGTTGGCCAAAGGGGACGGACTGTAAATCCGTTGGCTCAGCCTTCACTGGTTCGAATCCAGTCTCCTCCACCAATATAGTATTTGCGGAAGTGGCTCAGTGGTAGAGCATCGCCTTGCCAAGGCGAGGGTCGCGGGTTCGAATCCCGTCTTCCGCTCCATAATACAATGAAACTCAGGAACCTTGTGTTTCTGAGTTATTATAAATTTATATAGTTTGTTATTAGTAGTATGCGGGTGTAGCTCAGTGGTAGAGCCCCAGCCTTCCAAGCTGGTTGCGAGGGTTCGATTCCCTTCACCCGCTCCATTTATCAGGCGGCATAGCCAAGTGGTAAGGCAGAGGTCTGCAAAACCTTTATTCCCCGGTTCGAATCCGGGTGCCGCCTCCAACAAGTTTAACATTTGTACCTATAGCTCAACGGGATAGAGTGCCTGACTACGAATCAGGAGGTTGGGGGTTCAAGTCCTCCTAGGTACACCAATATAAGCCTTGTAACTATTAAGTTTACAAGGCTTTTTTATTTTATAGCAAATGATATTTAAAATAGAATAAGAACTTTATCTCTCTTTTAGCAGATATATTCACTGAAAGGATGGAAAGTTAGGGGCATTGTTTCTTTTGAATCAATGGATAAAAGGGGTAGAACATTAAATTTAGGAGAAACAGTAATACATCGATAGGAAATATTTGGAAAACCTATATTTGATAAAAAATAAGGAATATGGTAATATCAAGGTAGATTAATGGAGGGGGTAGTTCGACGCTAATCAGATAAAAAACTTCATATACAAATGTATCCTTAATTTTTGCAACCGCTGAAATGACATTGGAATCTCAAGTTAATTTACAGCAAAAAACTTATGGCGATTATCATATTATGTTAAGAAATTTAAATGATGGGGTTGCAAAAGAAATTGCCGAAAGAGAAGATATTGAATATGCAGGCTGGATACTACCGGGAGGGATTGGTTATATTCTCGATAAACCAATTGTTTTTTAGGCACTAATGAAATTACCGCAAATAAAAATAGCATTTCTATTAGAATAAAATTTAAGGATGAAAGTTCTATAAGAAGTTCCATTAGGGATATAAAAGACCGATATAGGTTTAAAAATGAAGAAATTTCTGAAAACACGATATTATTAGGTTTAATAGGGACTAGCACAAATAAAATTATGAAACAATTTTATATCTTAACTTTAATTATAATAATTCTTGTTTTAACAGCTTGAAGTTTAATGATTAACTTAGAAATCTTAAATAATATAACTTATTATGGAATGTTGCGTTGCATTGGAGCATCAAAAAAACAAATTAGATGTCTAGTTATATTACAAGGATTTTACAAAGGTTTAAAATCTATTCCAATGGGTTTAGTAATAGGTCAGTTTGTTTCATAGGGCATATATCTCCTACTAAAAGAAATCAATAGCGATTTTTTCTCTGAAATTCCTTTATTTCAATTAATATTAATAGTATAGTGGTTAGAACAATCGTTGGCATAACAATGATATGAATATCCTGCTCAAAAGGCATCCAAAACCACATTTATAATAGCGATAAAAGGATTACAAGATAAGACGTATGAGCCGAATATTACATTATTGAAGAATTCTTCCATTGAGATGAGTTTAGGAATAATGCATGTTCTAAGTAGAAAAAAGAATATTTTCCTTTTAACAGGTTCATTTGCAGTATGCATAATATTGATTTTTTGTTTTCAAGGTATATTAGATTTTTTTCATCAAGCAATACCTATTTTGTATCCTTCCATGGCCGATATTACTGTAACTATAGATGAATCTGATAGAGGACTACAACATAAACAAATAAAGGAACTAGAAAAGTTAAATGAAATTTCAACTGTATATGGAAATAAAGAATGTACAGATTTTTTAGTTGATGGTGAGAATATAGGCTATAAAGTATTATCTTTTGATGAACAGCAATTTAAAGAGATAGGCCTGCATAAAACAATTTATAATTGGCTTATTACTGATAAATGGGGACTTCAATGGCAATGGCTACTAACGCTAATTGTCTTTAATGCTTTGTTATGTGCTTCATCTATCATACTATCAATTATTTATCCATTAAAAAAAATAGAACAAACGTCAATTATAGAATTAATAGCAAACAATTAAAGAGATGTAGCTAATAAATATTTGCATGGAAGTATAAAATAGGTGCTATGTTTAAGGTAATTAAAATATTTGATACAAAACTTATTTTATTTTTATCTTCGTTTTAATTAGAAAATACTTAGATAGAGATATTGAGGAGGTGCAGGTACGATGGGAATATTAGGCCCAGTTAAGAATGGCGAAATATAGGCAATACAGTTCAGAATGTTGGGGAACCATGATAACTCCTGAATTAAAAGGTGGGCATGAAGTAATTATTTCCGTCTATGTGGAAGAGGCAGAAGTAAGAGATCCAATTCCAATGTTTATTGAATCCATCAGGGTGACTTTAACAGTTGTTGCTTATCTAAATTAATAGTTTGCAGAAAAATAAAGGAATTAAGGATTTTTTGTAGAATCAATATATAGTTCCTTAATTCTATTATTTTTTTTTGGAGGTTTATAATGAAAGAAATCATTACTTTTTATCCTATTGATTCTGACAAAGTAGTATTACCAATACAATATAATCATATGGTCCAGGGAATGATATATAGTATATTAGATGCTGAATTGGCCTATTTTCTTCATGAAAAGGGCTTCCAAAACCAAAAAAGGACATTTAAGATGTTTTCTTTTTCTAGACTAAAAGGAAGTTATACACTTGATAAAAAAAATGATTTAATTATATTTGATGGACCTGTTAAACTTACCATTTCGTCCCATTACGATGAGTTTTCAAATTCAATTGGAAATGGTTTTTTGAGGTGCCAAAGGGTTCGATTGGGAAATAATAATCTAGAAGTGAGAGAATTGGCTATAGAAAGGGAAATAGTCAACAGTGAAGAAATAAGAGTATATGCCCTATCACCAATTTCAGTGTATAGCACATTATTAAGGAAGGATGGCAGGAAATTTACCTATTTCTTTAATCCAAAGGAAGAGGAATTTTCTAAGATTATATCTAACAATCTTAAAAATAAGTATAGGGCTTTTTATTCAAAAGAACCTCCAGAGGGGGAAGTAAAAATTAAGCCCATTGGATTATCTAAGTTAGCTGTTGTAAATTACAAGGAATTTATAATAAAAGGATATACTGGGAAATTTTTAATGAAAGGAGATTCTCTACTCCTTCAATTAGGGGTGGATACGGGTTTGGGCAGTAAGAACAGCCAAGGGTTTGGCTGTGTGAAGTTAATATAAAAGGTATAAGTGAATGGCTTAGGAAGGTGATTCTGTGGCAAGGAAGATTGCTTTAATTTCCCTAATTGGTAAAGGGAATTTGCTGAAAGAATCAAAAGGATATATAGGGACTAAGTATTATTTTAATGAAACTCAAGAAACTATCCACACTTCTTTTTTGGTTCTGCTCTATATAAAGTGTTGATAGGGCAAGGTTATGATATCGATAAATGGCTAATATTTGGTACCAGCAAATCCAACTGGTCAGAATTACTTTATGTTGTAGAGGAAAAAATATCATGACGAAATGATTGAGCTTTATGATAGGATCTATAATGAAGAGAACAAAGAAATTTCCAAGTCTTTGCTTTCTAAATGGGAGGAAGAACTCCAAAAACATTTATCAGGTATTAGGCTTATTGTGGTAGATCC is a window of Tepidimicrobium xylanilyticum DNA encoding:
- a CDS encoding FtsX-like permease family protein; the encoded protein is MINLEILNNITYYGMLRCIGASKKQIRCLVILQGFYKGLKSIPMGLVIGQFVS
- the cas6 gene encoding CRISPR-associated endoribonuclease Cas6, translating into MKEIITFYPIDSDKVVLPIQYNHMVQGMIYSILDAELAYFLHEKGFQNQKRTFKMFSFSRLKGSYTLDKKNDLIIFDGPVKLTISSHYDEFSNSIGNGFLRCQRVRLGNNNLEVRELAIEREIVNSEEIRVYALSPISVYSTLLRKDGRKFTYFFNPKEEEFSKIISNNLKNKYRAFYSKEPPEGEVKIKPIGLSKLAVVNYKEFIIKGYTGKFLMKGDSLLLQLGVDTGLGSKNSQGFGCVKLI